A genomic stretch from Thermomonospora umbrina includes:
- a CDS encoding fumarylacetoacetate hydrolase family protein — translation MKLVSYDDGRAGALRGDRVVDLGGRTVHDLIDAGGPPPAPDPGDPGLPLERVRLRVPIPRPSKIIAAPVNYRDHQAEMSVDSQVGTLGFFLKAPSSLLDPGGTVRLPYHDRRFDQEGELALVIGRTARRVNEADALSYVFGYTGLLDITMRGGEDRSTRKSFETFTPMGPVLVTADEFGDPDDVDLRCRVNDDLRQAANTRDLIWSVARLVSYASWVTTLHPGDVITTGTPAGVGPLGHGDTVRLRLSGIDLDLTVTVSADAAVASHTAGRDRGPVPPPPTSGDAR, via the coding sequence ATGAAGCTCGTCAGCTATGACGACGGCCGCGCCGGGGCGCTGCGCGGAGACCGCGTGGTGGACCTGGGCGGCCGCACCGTGCACGACCTGATCGACGCGGGCGGCCCGCCGCCCGCACCCGACCCCGGCGACCCCGGTCTGCCGCTGGAGCGGGTGCGGCTGCGCGTCCCGATCCCCCGGCCCTCCAAGATCATCGCCGCGCCGGTCAACTACCGCGACCATCAGGCCGAGATGAGCGTCGACTCCCAGGTCGGGACGCTCGGATTCTTCCTCAAGGCGCCCTCCTCCCTGCTCGACCCCGGCGGGACGGTCCGGCTGCCGTACCACGACCGCCGCTTCGACCAGGAGGGCGAACTGGCCCTGGTGATCGGTCGGACCGCGCGACGGGTGAACGAGGCCGACGCCCTGTCGTACGTCTTCGGCTACACCGGCCTGCTCGACATCACCATGCGCGGCGGCGAGGACCGCTCCACCCGCAAGTCGTTCGAGACCTTCACGCCCATGGGTCCGGTGCTGGTCACCGCCGACGAGTTCGGCGACCCGGACGACGTGGACCTGCGCTGCCGGGTCAACGACGACCTGCGCCAAGCGGCGAACACCCGCGACCTGATCTGGAGCGTGGCCCGCCTGGTGTCCTACGCCTCCTGGGTGACCACCCTGCACCCGGGCGACGTGATCACCACGGGGACCCCCGCCGGCGTCGGCCCTCTGGGGCACGGGGACACCGTCCGGCTGCGGCTGTCGGGCATCGACCTGGACCTCACCGTCACGGTCAGCGCCGACGCGGCGGTGGCCTCCCACACCGCCGGACGCGACCGCGGCCCCGTCCCGCCGCCCCCCACCTCGGGCGACGCGCGATGA
- a CDS encoding FAD-dependent monooxygenase, with protein MSLRHRVERVVVGGGIGGLTAALALARHGLAVHVLEQAPEFGEIGAGVQLAPNALRVLDRLGVLNDVLGSAVRPPRAVLMSAVTGEQITAIDFGAAFVAAYGHPYIVTHRSDLLAAILDACRAEPAITLETGKNVRSVRQDGDTAVAECADGSVYRADALIGADGLWSVVRAHTVGDGEPAHIGDVAYRGAIATASVSDRVGKGDMTWWVGPGLHLIQYPVRGGDLFNQVAVFSAAAQGPADAWGPPQELDRSFAGTTEYVREGVRLVDRERRWVLRDRPPVATWSKGRATLLGDAAHPMAQYLAQGACQALEDAVVLADLLAAHRADVPAAFAAYEAERVPRTAMVQTWARRMGEIVHADGVAAILRDALCADRDERDFRYLNWLYDYRPPASAR; from the coding sequence ATGAGCCTTCGGCATCGTGTGGAGCGGGTCGTGGTCGGCGGCGGCATCGGCGGCCTGACGGCGGCCCTGGCCCTGGCGCGCCACGGGCTCGCGGTCCACGTCCTGGAACAGGCGCCCGAGTTCGGCGAGATCGGGGCGGGCGTGCAACTGGCCCCCAACGCCCTGCGCGTCCTGGACCGGCTGGGCGTGCTGAACGACGTCCTGGGCTCGGCGGTCCGGCCGCCCCGGGCGGTGCTCATGAGCGCCGTGACCGGGGAGCAGATCACCGCCATCGACTTCGGCGCCGCGTTCGTCGCCGCCTACGGCCATCCGTACATCGTCACGCACCGCTCCGACCTGCTGGCGGCGATCCTGGACGCCTGCCGCGCCGAACCGGCGATCACCCTGGAGACCGGCAAGAACGTCCGCTCGGTACGGCAGGACGGCGACACCGCCGTCGCCGAGTGCGCCGACGGGTCGGTGTACCGGGCCGACGCGCTCATCGGCGCCGACGGCCTGTGGTCGGTGGTGCGCGCCCACACGGTCGGCGACGGCGAACCCGCCCACATCGGCGACGTCGCCTATCGGGGCGCCATCGCGACGGCGTCGGTCTCCGACCGGGTGGGCAAGGGCGACATGACGTGGTGGGTCGGCCCCGGGCTGCATCTGATCCAGTACCCGGTCCGCGGCGGCGACCTGTTCAACCAGGTCGCGGTGTTCTCCGCCGCCGCCCAGGGGCCCGCCGACGCCTGGGGCCCGCCGCAGGAGCTCGACCGGTCCTTCGCGGGCACCACCGAGTACGTGCGCGAGGGCGTGCGGCTGGTGGACCGCGAGCGCCGCTGGGTCCTGCGGGATCGTCCGCCCGTCGCCACCTGGTCCAAGGGCCGCGCCACCCTCCTCGGCGACGCCGCCCACCCCATGGCCCAGTACCTCGCCCAAGGCGCCTGCCAGGCGCTGGAGGACGCGGTCGTGCTGGCCGACCTGCTCGCCGCCCACCGCGCCGACGTCCCGGCCGCCTTCGCCGCCTACGAGGCCGAACGCGTTCCCCGCACGGCCATGGTCCAGACCTGGGCCCGCCGCATGGGCGAGATCGTCCACGCCGACGGGGTGGCCGCGATCCTGCGCGACGCCCTGTGCGCCGACCGCGACGAACGCGACTTCCGCTACCTGAACTGGCTCTACGACTACCGGCCGCCGGCCTCGGCGCGCTGA
- a CDS encoding ABC transporter substrate-binding protein, translating into MRPLRSFRSGGLPSRAVRPGIALSTTVLMALMTVTACGGPPTGSSDPASAADSKAAAYERFARMSGPARTAALVKAAKAEGEVNVYTSNEKLQALVAGPFSRKYGIKVNIFRAQSEDLLQRVLQEDSANKPKNDLVDATNFELGVLSDKKILARYDSDLRKRLSAQAQIPAGWVTTRFNALTVVRNTEKVPAADVPRSLQDLTDPKWKGRLSMELSDSNWYMTLWDHLTAAGRSEAEITRLFKGIAANAKTVQGHVKLNDLLAAGEGAIGVTAYNRLALTAKAKGAPLAADTGIEPIVLVPSGAAPMTRAAHPAAALLFIDFLLTDAQAAYAEDMDVVSNPSAVPGHRPVLPAGVETVTVDTVKYVRESSAWSKAYENLLRGHEPVRP; encoded by the coding sequence ATGCGTCCCCTGCGCAGCTTCCGGTCCGGCGGCCTTCCATCCCGCGCCGTCCGCCCCGGCATCGCCCTGTCCACCACGGTCCTGATGGCCCTGATGACCGTCACGGCGTGCGGCGGCCCGCCCACGGGCAGCTCCGACCCGGCCTCGGCGGCCGACTCCAAGGCCGCCGCCTACGAGAGATTCGCCCGCATGTCCGGCCCCGCGCGCACCGCGGCCCTGGTGAAGGCGGCCAAGGCCGAGGGCGAGGTCAACGTCTACACCAGCAACGAGAAGCTGCAGGCGCTGGTCGCCGGGCCGTTCTCCCGCAAGTACGGGATCAAGGTCAACATCTTCCGTGCCCAGAGCGAGGACCTGCTGCAGCGCGTGCTGCAGGAGGACAGCGCCAACAAGCCCAAGAACGACCTGGTCGACGCGACGAACTTCGAGCTCGGAGTCCTGTCGGACAAGAAGATCCTCGCCCGCTACGACAGCGACCTCAGAAAGCGGCTGTCGGCCCAGGCACAGATCCCGGCCGGCTGGGTGACGACCCGCTTCAACGCGCTGACGGTCGTGCGCAACACCGAGAAGGTCCCCGCTGCCGACGTGCCCCGCAGCCTCCAGGACCTCACCGACCCCAAGTGGAAGGGCCGGCTGTCCATGGAGCTGTCCGACTCCAACTGGTACATGACGCTGTGGGACCACCTCACCGCCGCAGGCCGCAGCGAGGCCGAGATCACCCGGCTGTTCAAGGGCATCGCCGCCAACGCCAAGACCGTCCAGGGGCACGTCAAGCTCAACGACCTGCTCGCGGCGGGCGAGGGCGCCATCGGCGTCACCGCCTACAACCGGCTCGCGCTGACCGCCAAGGCCAAGGGCGCGCCGCTCGCCGCCGACACCGGCATCGAACCGATCGTGCTGGTGCCCTCGGGCGCCGCCCCGATGACCCGCGCCGCCCACCCCGCCGCCGCGCTGCTGTTCATCGACTTCCTGCTCACCGACGCCCAGGCCGCCTACGCCGAGGACATGGACGTGGTGTCCAACCCGTCGGCCGTCCCCGGGCACCGGCCGGTGCTGCCGGCGGGCGTCGAGACCGTCACGGTCGACACGGTCAAGTACGTCCGCGAGTCGAGCGCCTGGTCCAAGGCGTACGAGAACCTGCTGCGCGGCCACGAACCGGTCCGGCCATGA
- a CDS encoding cupin domain-containing protein, whose amino-acid sequence MATTRFDDEDPNLAALYADLAAADLQPLWRQRGLLPRTPDRLTPHLWEGRTLRALAERSGGLVGIDRGGDRRVLALSHPDLGGLPFATHTLWGAVQYLAGGESAPAHRHSPAALRFVLAGSGVWTLVDGDPIAMGPGDLVLTPGHAWHEHQNRGEEPIIWFDGLDLPLVRGLNAVFFEEGPDELTAFTPGDPCRSEDLYGAAGLLPAADAPLPPASGRHSALLAYRWDNTDETLRRLLAATGAGHGLVRYTDPATGADVMPTMRAQVQRILAGHRTPATRTVGSAVCVVHRGSGSSSVGGHRLPWTAGDMFVIPSWAETSHRADTDADLFVLSDEPVMEALGLARRQTAASVAIGNRS is encoded by the coding sequence ATGGCGACAACCCGATTCGACGACGAGGACCCGAACCTCGCCGCCCTGTACGCCGACCTGGCGGCGGCCGACCTGCAGCCGCTGTGGAGACAACGGGGCCTGCTCCCCAGGACGCCCGACCGCCTGACCCCCCACCTGTGGGAGGGCCGCACACTGCGCGCCCTCGCCGAGCGCTCGGGCGGCCTGGTCGGCATCGACCGCGGCGGCGACCGCCGGGTGCTGGCGCTGTCCCATCCCGACCTGGGCGGGCTGCCGTTCGCCACCCACACCCTGTGGGGGGCCGTGCAGTACCTGGCGGGCGGCGAGAGCGCGCCCGCGCACCGGCACAGCCCCGCCGCCCTGCGCTTCGTCCTGGCGGGCTCGGGTGTGTGGACGCTGGTCGACGGCGACCCGATCGCGATGGGGCCGGGCGACCTGGTGCTGACCCCGGGCCACGCCTGGCACGAGCACCAGAACCGGGGCGAGGAGCCGATAATCTGGTTCGACGGCCTGGACCTGCCGCTGGTCCGGGGCCTGAACGCCGTCTTCTTCGAGGAGGGCCCCGACGAGCTCACCGCGTTCACCCCCGGCGACCCCTGCCGGTCGGAGGATCTGTACGGGGCGGCGGGGCTGCTGCCCGCCGCGGATGCCCCGCTCCCCCCGGCCTCGGGACGCCACTCGGCGCTCCTGGCGTACCGGTGGGACAACACCGATGAGACGCTGCGCCGACTCCTGGCGGCCACGGGAGCCGGGCACGGCCTCGTGCGCTACACCGACCCCGCGACGGGCGCCGACGTCATGCCCACCATGCGCGCACAGGTCCAGCGGATCCTGGCCGGCCACCGCACACCGGCGACCCGCACCGTGGGAAGCGCCGTCTGCGTCGTCCACCGGGGCTCCGGCTCCTCCTCCGTCGGCGGGCACCGGCTCCCCTGGACGGCCGGCGACATGTTCGTGATCCCGTCCTGGGCCGAGACCTCCCACCGGGCCGACACCGACGCCGACCTGTTCGTCCTGTCCGACGAGCCGGTCATGGAGGCCCTCGGCCTGGCCCGCCGCCAGACGGCCGCCTCCGTCGCGATCGGGAACAGGTCATGA
- a CDS encoding ABC transporter permease, with protein MTTTPTLAPDHRRPPRPAATRARRRPQARTLITTGTVAVVGYLVLVPLAYLLWGTFAGDQGFTAAGFRRAYLDDRHLPRLITDTALYVVGSTLVSVTAGTLMAYLYVRTDAPFKRLFFLSSIIPLALPSIAYVPAWIFLASPDIGLLNRMTEAVAGVAPFNVYGIWGMIFVQGVHATPLVFLLMAAAFRAMDASLEESAQTCGLGRLVILRRITLPLARPALVAATLIIAVQALESFEVPAMLGLHDGIYVFISKIYFLMQQYPIDYQATGALSLGLLVIATAGVVLSRRASRGAPQTITGKAYRPRRIRLGRMRGVVGALTLAYFTVCVFAPVLILIYASLLKTYRTPSLSTAGFTFDNYTAALTNATTLTAVRNSTLLGVGAAVVVMGLSAFASWLVVRSRSRFGAVVDALAFTPLVIPGLVLGLGLAFVYLRSPLPIYGTLWILLISYVTRFLPYGMRYANTAMHQVSAELEDSATVFGASWWTTMRRILLPLARPGLIAGGLYIVVVSFRELSSSILLYSPGTEVVGIRVFEQYQEGSLTAVATLGVLLCAFLGVLVTALFTLAGRLGVDLD; from the coding sequence ATGACGACGACGCCCACCCTCGCACCCGACCACCGCCGCCCGCCCCGCCCGGCGGCCACCAGGGCCCGCCGCCGTCCGCAGGCGCGCACCCTGATCACCACCGGCACGGTCGCGGTCGTCGGATACCTGGTGCTGGTGCCCCTGGCCTACCTGCTGTGGGGCACGTTCGCCGGAGACCAGGGCTTCACGGCCGCCGGGTTCCGCCGCGCCTACCTCGACGACCGGCACCTGCCCCGGCTTATCACCGACACCGCCCTGTACGTCGTCGGCTCCACGCTGGTGTCGGTGACGGCCGGCACGCTGATGGCCTACCTGTACGTGCGGACCGACGCGCCCTTCAAACGGCTGTTCTTCCTGTCCTCGATCATCCCGCTGGCCCTGCCGAGCATCGCCTACGTGCCCGCGTGGATCTTCCTGGCCAGCCCCGACATCGGTCTGCTGAACCGGATGACCGAGGCGGTCGCGGGTGTCGCGCCGTTCAACGTCTACGGCATCTGGGGGATGATCTTCGTTCAGGGGGTGCACGCCACGCCCCTGGTGTTCCTGCTGATGGCGGCGGCGTTCCGCGCGATGGACGCCTCGCTGGAGGAGTCCGCGCAGACCTGCGGCCTGGGCCGGCTGGTGATCCTGCGCCGGATCACCCTGCCGCTGGCCCGGCCCGCGCTGGTGGCCGCGACGCTGATCATCGCCGTGCAGGCGCTGGAGAGCTTCGAGGTGCCCGCCATGCTGGGCCTGCACGACGGCATCTACGTGTTCATCAGCAAGATCTACTTCCTGATGCAGCAGTACCCGATCGACTACCAGGCGACCGGCGCGCTGTCGCTGGGCCTGCTGGTCATCGCCACCGCCGGGGTCGTGCTCAGCCGCCGCGCCTCGCGCGGCGCGCCCCAGACCATCACCGGCAAGGCGTACCGGCCCCGGCGGATCCGGCTGGGGCGGATGCGCGGCGTCGTCGGCGCCCTGACCCTCGCGTACTTCACCGTGTGCGTCTTCGCCCCGGTGCTCATCCTGATCTACGCCTCGCTCCTCAAGACGTACCGGACGCCGTCGCTGTCCACCGCCGGGTTCACCTTCGACAACTACACGGCGGCGCTGACGAACGCCACGACGCTGACGGCCGTGCGCAACTCCACCCTCCTGGGCGTCGGCGCCGCCGTCGTGGTGATGGGGCTGAGCGCCTTCGCGAGCTGGCTCGTGGTGCGCTCGCGCAGCCGCTTCGGCGCGGTCGTCGACGCGCTCGCCTTCACCCCGCTGGTGATCCCCGGGCTGGTGCTCGGCCTCGGGCTGGCGTTCGTGTACCTGCGCTCCCCGCTGCCGATCTACGGGACGCTGTGGATCCTGCTCATCTCGTATGTGACCCGGTTCCTGCCCTACGGGATGCGTTACGCCAACACCGCCATGCACCAGGTGTCGGCCGAACTGGAGGACTCGGCCACGGTGTTCGGCGCGTCCTGGTGGACGACCATGCGGCGGATCCTGCTGCCGTTGGCCAGGCCCGGCCTCATCGCGGGCGGCCTGTACATCGTCGTGGTGTCCTTCCGCGAGCTGTCCAGCTCGATCCTGCTCTACAGCCCCGGCACCGAGGTCGTCGGCATCCGGGTGTTCGAGCAGTACCAGGAGGGGTCGCTGACCGCCGTCGCGACGCTGGGCGTGCTGCTGTGCGCGTTCCTCGGCGTGCTGGTGACGGCCCTGTTCACGCTGGCCGGCCGGCTCGGCGTCGACCTTGACTAG